The window CGTGCGCGTCATCCGCACGCTGCGGGCCATGGGCATCCGCTCCGTCGCGGTCTACAGCGACGCCGACGCCGACGCCCGTCACGTCGCCGAGGCCGACGTGGCCGTGCGCATCGGGCCGTCGCCGGCCCGGCAGAGCTACCTCGACATCGACGCCGTGGTGGCAGCGGCCCTGCGGACCGGGGCGCAGGCCGTCCATCCCGGGTACGGATTCCTCGCGGAGAACGCCGATTTCGCCGCCGCGCTGGAACGAGCCGGGCTGACGTTCATCGGGCCGCCGTCCGGTGCGATCCGCACCATGGGCGACAAGATCGCGGCCAAGGCCGCGGTGTCCGCGTTCGGAGTGCCCGTGGTTCCCGGGATCGCCCGGCCCGGTCTGTCCGACGCCGAGCTCATCGCCGCGGCCGGCGACATCGGTTTCCCGATCCTGGTCAAACCGTCCGCAGGCGGCGGCGGCAAGGGCATGCGGCGCGTCGACGACGCCGCCGAACTGCCCGCCGCCCTGGCCGCTGCACGCCGCGAGTCCGGCGCGGCGTTCGGCGACGACACCCTGTTCCTCGAGCGGTTCGTGTTGCAGCCCAGGCACATCGAGGTCCAGGTGCTGGCCGACACCTACGGCACCGTGCTGCACCTCGGCGAGCGTGAGTGCAGTCTGCAGCGCCGCCATCAGAAGGTCATCGAGGAGGCACCGTCACCGCTGCTGGACGGCGCCACCCGCGCCCGCATTGGCGCCGCGGCCTGCGACACCGCGCGGAGTGTGGACTACGTCGGCGCGGGCACAGTCGAGTTCATCGTCTCCGCCGACCGGCCCGACGAGTTCTTCTTCATGGAGATGAACACCCGCTTGCAGGTCGAACATCCGGTCACCGAGATGGTGACCGGATGGGATCTCGTCGAATGGCAGGTGCGCATCGCGGCGGGGGAGCAACTGCATGCCCGCCAGGACGACATCACAATGGACGGGCACGCGATCGAGGCACGCGTGTACGCCGAGGACCCCGCTGCCGGGTTCCTGCCGACCGGCGGCCCGGTACTCGGCCTGCTGGAACCGTCCGGCGGGCAGGAGCGGAGCGACTCGGGGTTGAATCCACGCGTGCGGGTGGATTCCGGCCTGTCGGTGGG is drawn from Candidatus Mycolicibacterium alkanivorans and contains these coding sequences:
- a CDS encoding acetyl-CoA carboxylase biotin carboxylase subunit is translated as MFTSVLVANRGEIAVRVIRTLRAMGIRSVAVYSDADADARHVAEADVAVRIGPSPARQSYLDIDAVVAAALRTGAQAVHPGYGFLAENADFAAALERAGLTFIGPPSGAIRTMGDKIAAKAAVSAFGVPVVPGIARPGLSDAELIAAAGDIGFPILVKPSAGGGGKGMRRVDDAAELPAALAAARRESGAAFGDDTLFLERFVLQPRHIEVQVLADTYGTVLHLGERECSLQRRHQKVIEEAPSPLLDGATRARIGAAACDTARSVDYVGAGTVEFIVSADRPDEFFFMEMNTRLQVEHPVTEMVTGWDLVEWQVRIAAGEQLHARQDDITMDGHAIEARVYAEDPAAGFLPTGGPVLGLLEPSGGQERSDSGLNPRVRVDSGLSVGMTIGSDYDPMLSKVIAHGEDRSATLRSLDRALSGTAVLGVGTNVEFLRFLLADDDVAAGRLDTGIIDRIVFTAEPPGDDVFIAAAAYRWLQLWSRAGADPWDVPTGWRLGEPAPTSFRLRSGARTDHVHVTGNPERAAARVEDGESRSLSARLNGDVLSVTIDGIRAAYVVACSGHQIWLAGEGRSVLVEEVREAPVRPDDEHSGDADLVSPMPGSVVAVGVSDGDTVSAGTVVVAVEAMKMEHSLTAPVDGVVELLVAVGDQVKVGQLLAKVIAAEEQKATSDE